One window from the genome of Anopheles coluzzii chromosome X, AcolN3, whole genome shotgun sequence encodes:
- the LOC120959170 gene encoding pupal cuticle protein G1A: MAFKFVILAALVAAVSAGGPAAYSIAAPSADFHSVGASHEHTVKGLYGQNVLSQYSKAVDSAHSSVRVHSSRLSNDGYAYAAPAVKYAAPAYAAHYAAPAVHYPAAAHYAAPAVHYPAAAHYAAPAVHYAAHAPIVKAAYPAAYAAPLAYKTPLAAPVAAVHGGSVVQFAGLGASYAW, encoded by the exons ATGGCCTTCAAG TTTGTCATCCTTGCTGCGCTCGTGGCCGCCGTCAGTGCCGGTGGACCGGCCGCCTACTCGATTGCCGCGCCGAGCGCCGACTTCCACTCGGTCGGTGCGTCGCACGAGCACACCGTCAAGGGCCTGTACGGCCAGAACGTGCTGTCCCAGTACTCGAAGGCCGTCGACTCGGCGCACTCGTCGGTGCGTGTGCACAGCTCGCGCCTGAGCAACGACGGATACGCGTACGCCGCCCCCGCCGTTAAGTACGCCGCCCCCGCCTACG CTGCCCATTATGCTGCCCCGGCCGTCCACTACCCGGCTGCCGCCCACTACGCTGCCCCCGCCGTCCACTACCCGGCTGCCGCTCACTACGCCGCTCCGGCCGTCCACTACGCTGCCCACGCCCCGATCGTTAAGGCCGCCTACCCCGCTGCCTACGCTGCCCCGCTGGCCTACAA GACTCCGCTGGCCGCTCCTGTAGCCGCCGTGCACGGTGGATCCGTGGTCCAGTTCGCCGGTCTCGGTGCCAGCTACGCCTGGTAA
- the LOC120958800 gene encoding ras-interacting protein RIP3 isoform X2 has product MSNRQVRRFGQLSLVALLALVAAAAGQLSFHNDPSQNSFSIKLPSFQQSFTRYFGNQPQGALLQQQQQQQQQQQIPSTLSHPSLIGTQAQAYQQQQQQQQQPIYYQPQAQQQPQHESLNRYVAQFPDQPHYTVQENYINPNIRMRLQQQRLLQQQQQQQQQQYAAPQPNKYATFTSFGAQPTAPDATVYAGNNQQPQYEYVQQTGEGQQEQTQYQQQQPSYSVRGQQAPQPGTETDASTNAAKLIGVAFSPSNEVSQVKFSSAGLKYNF; this is encoded by the exons atgagcAACCGTCAAGTTCGGCGCTTCGGGCAGCTGTCACTCGTGGCGCTGCTGGCACTGGTTGCCGCCGCGGCCGGCCAGCTCTCCTTCCACAACGATCCATCCCAGAACAGCTTCTCGATCAAGCTGCCCTCCTTCCAGCAATCGTTCACGCGCTACTTCGGCAATCAACCGCAGGGTGCCCTgctccagcaacagcagcagcagcagcagcagcaacagattCCCAGCACACTG TCCCATCCATCGCTGATCGGCACCCAGGCACAGGCctatcagcagcaacagcagcagcagcagcagcccataTACTATCAGCCGCAGGCGCAGCAGCAACCTCAGCACGAAAGTCTGAACCGCTACGTCGCCCAGTTCCCGGACCAGCCGCACTACACCGTCCAGGAGAACTACATCAATCCCAACATTCGGAtgcggctgcagcagcagcgccttctgcagcagcagcagcagcagcagcagcagcagtacgccGCCCCACAGCCCAACAAGTATGCCACCTTCACCAGCTTCGGTGCTCAGCCGACGGCCCCAGACGCCACCGTCTACGCAGGGAACAATCAG cagccacagtaCGAGTACGTCCAGCAGACGGGCGAGGGCCAGCAGGAGCAGACccagtaccagcagcagcagccgtccTATTCCGTACGGGGGCAGCAGGCTCCCCAGCCCGGCACGGAGACGGACGCGTCCACCAACGCGGCCAAGCTGATCGGCGTTGCCTTTTCGCCCTCGAACGAGGTGTCGCAGGTGAAGTTTAGCAGTGCGGGCCTCAAGTACAACTTCTAG
- the LOC120958800 gene encoding ras-interacting protein RIP3 isoform X1, whose protein sequence is MSNRQVRRFGQLSLVALLALVAAAAGQLSFHNDPSQNSFSIKLPSFQQSFTRYFGNQPQGALLQQQQQQQQQQQIPSTLSHPSLIGTQAQAYQQQQQQQQQPIYYQPQAQQQPQHESLNRYVAQFPDQPHYTVQENYINPNIRMRLQQQRLLQQQQQQQQQQYAAPQPNKYATFTSFGAQPTAPDATVYAGNNQQQPQYEYVQQTGEGQQEQTQYQQQQPSYSVRGQQAPQPGTETDASTNAAKLIGVAFSPSNEVSQVKFSSAGLKYNF, encoded by the exons atgagcAACCGTCAAGTTCGGCGCTTCGGGCAGCTGTCACTCGTGGCGCTGCTGGCACTGGTTGCCGCCGCGGCCGGCCAGCTCTCCTTCCACAACGATCCATCCCAGAACAGCTTCTCGATCAAGCTGCCCTCCTTCCAGCAATCGTTCACGCGCTACTTCGGCAATCAACCGCAGGGTGCCCTgctccagcaacagcagcagcagcagcagcagcaacagattCCCAGCACACTG TCCCATCCATCGCTGATCGGCACCCAGGCACAGGCctatcagcagcaacagcagcagcagcagcagcccataTACTATCAGCCGCAGGCGCAGCAGCAACCTCAGCACGAAAGTCTGAACCGCTACGTCGCCCAGTTCCCGGACCAGCCGCACTACACCGTCCAGGAGAACTACATCAATCCCAACATTCGGAtgcggctgcagcagcagcgccttctgcagcagcagcagcagcagcagcagcagcagtacgccGCCCCACAGCCCAACAAGTATGCCACCTTCACCAGCTTCGGTGCTCAGCCGACGGCCCCAGACGCCACCGTCTACGCAGGGAACAATCAG cagcagccacagtaCGAGTACGTCCAGCAGACGGGCGAGGGCCAGCAGGAGCAGACccagtaccagcagcagcagccgtccTATTCCGTACGGGGGCAGCAGGCTCCCCAGCCCGGCACGGAGACGGACGCGTCCACCAACGCGGCCAAGCTGATCGGCGTTGCCTTTTCGCCCTCGAACGAGGTGTCGCAGGTGAAGTTTAGCAGTGCGGGCCTCAAGTACAACTTCTAG